One part of the Phragmites australis chromosome 3, lpPhrAust1.1, whole genome shotgun sequence genome encodes these proteins:
- the LOC133910739 gene encoding uncharacterized protein LOC133910739 — MKRDLYCKIVQAVEEHDPWFQQRRNVAGELGLSFLQKVTTAFHMLAYNAPADSLDECLRLGESTIIESMRRFVRAVIEVFGDEYLRALNEEDIARLLAINERRGFPEMLGSIDCMHWRWKNYPTTWSGSLNDINVLHRSHLLDNLAAGEAPKVQYSINGHHYTMGYYLAYDIYLEWATFVKPIQSSVGKK, encoded by the exons ATGAAACGTGATCTTTATTGTAAGATTGTGCAGGCGGTTGAGGAGCATGACCCGTGGTTCCAGCAGAGGAGAAACGTTGCAGGCGAGCTGGGGTTGTCCTTCTTGCAAAAAGTTACTACGGCATTCCATATGCTAGCATACAACGCTCCTGCAGATTCTTTGGATGAGTGCCTCCGGCTAGGGGAGAGCACCATCATTGAGAGCATGAGGCGGTTTGTTCGTGCTGTCATCGAGGTGTTCGGCGATGAGTACCTCCGTGCTCTGAATGAGGAGGACATTGCTCGCTTGCTTGCTATCAACGAGCGAAGAGGGTTCCCCGAGATGCTGGGAAGCATTGACTGCatgcattggaggtggaagaactatCCGACGACGTGGTCAG GTTCTCTGAACGACATCAACGTGCTGCACCGTTCACATCTCCTCGACAATCTTGCCGCTGGCGAGGCACCCAAGGTACAATACTCCATTAATGGACACCATTACACCATGGGGTACTACCTTGCATACGATATCTATCTGGAGTGGGCTACGTTCGTGAAGCCCATACAATCTTCAGTTGGGAAGAAGTGA
- the LOC133910741 gene encoding glutathione S-transferase T3-like — translation MQEDLHLVKAWLNVRMDPVVGSNQSIRAFWQRIETFFHEHKDFRSTRNKKSLQGRWTFINGMVQRFCGHYARTLRNRRSGTTEPDMIAAACQMFQATENEEFTLLPCWVELRHHPKWQSEASRKKQKTSAAGSPASTQHVESSPGVNVPEGVAAGPSSGGPRPKQPPGRNRSKEVARGSSSSNSASGSMIEIFDRQLAMKEKVEKDRAERFAEMMRIEQ, via the exons ATGCAGGAGGACCTTCATCTTGTGAAGGCATGGCTGAACGTGAGAATGGATCCCGTGGTGGGGAGCAACCAGAGTATAAGGGCTTTCTGGCAGAGGATCGAGACCTTTTTCCACGAGCACAAAGACTTTCGTTCCACCCGCAACAAGAAgtctctgcaggggaggtggaccTTCATCAACGGGATGGTGCAGAGGTTCTGCGGGCATTATGCTAGGACCCTGCGTAATAGGAGGAGTGGGACGACCGAGCCTGACATG ATCGCGGCAGCATGTCAGATGTTCCAAGCCACGGAAAATGAGGAGTTCACGTTGCTGCCTTGTTGGGTGGAGTTGCGGCATCATCCCAAGTGGCAATCTGAGGCTTCAcgcaagaagcagaagacctcCGCCGCGGGCAGCCCCGCATCGACGCAGCACGTTGAGTCTTCTCCCGGGGTGAACGTACCTGAAGGTGTAGCTGCAGGACCTTCCAGTGGCGGTCCACGGCCGAAACAGCCACCTGGCCGCAATCGCTCGAAGGAGGTTGCCCGcggttcttcctcctccaactCAGCTTCTGGGTCCATGATTGAGATATTTGACCGCCAGTTGGCCATGAAAGAGAAGGTTGAGAAGGACAGGGCAGAGAGATTTGCTGAGATGATGAGAATAGAGCAATAG